The proteins below come from a single Aegilops tauschii subsp. strangulata cultivar AL8/78 chromosome 6, Aet v6.0, whole genome shotgun sequence genomic window:
- the LOC109736843 gene encoding uncharacterized protein, with product MQVEKQFLGLEPQHEARGTNKEADDIAKRVSKRQPQDPGVFEERLFKPSAAPLAAEPTPPQEELPLPPTSGAPACGPTSGARLLLVLEPQEGCWTEDFEAYLLQGTLPEDEEDAKCVARQATTYCIQDGELYRKRPNDVSLQCISREQGCELLTDIHGGDCGHHSSSRTLVGKAFCSGFY from the coding sequence ATGCAAGTGGAGAAGCAATTCTTGGGCCTAGAGCCGCAGCATGAAGCTCGCGGCACGAATAAGGAAGCTGATGATATCGCCAAGAGAGTGTCCAAACGCCAACCGCAGGATcccggcgtcttcgaggagcgacTCTTCAAGCCTTCAGCAGCCCCTCTGGCTGCAGAGCCAACACCGCCTCAGGAGGAGCTTCCCCTGCCACCAACTTCGGGAGCCCCCGCCTGCGGCCCTACTTCAGGAGCACGCCTGCTCCTCGTGCTCGAGCCTCAAgaggggtgctggaccgaagATTTCGAGGCATACCTGCTGCAGGGAACCCTGCCGGAGGACGAGGAAGATGCAAAGTGCGTGGCTCGGCAGGCCACAACCTACTGTATTCAGGACGGTGAGCTATACCGAAAAcgaccaaatgatgtttccttgcaaTGCATCTCAAGGGAGCAGGGGTGCGAGCTGTTAAccgacatacacggtggggatTGTGGACATCACTCGTCATCGCGCACCTTGGTGGGCAAGGCGTTCTGCAGTGGGTTCTACTAG